In one Hyphomicrobium sp. 99 genomic region, the following are encoded:
- a CDS encoding ribonuclease HII, with translation MRIADSRIKPTFELEAAEHLLGFRPIAGVDEAGRGPWAGPVVAAAVILNPDKIPANIDDSKTLDEDSRAYLYRRIMKVAVVAVGVADVERIDRENILGATLWAMAQAIGQLAEAPKLVLVDGNKAPRVSMATRTIVKGDTKCLSIAAASIVAKVTRDRLMMEMARDFPGYGFERHKGYGTPEHQAAIDKLGVSAAHRRSFKPVQLALGLGLGFADA, from the coding sequence ATGAGAATCGCCGATTCGCGCATAAAGCCGACGTTCGAACTCGAGGCCGCAGAGCATCTGCTCGGCTTCCGGCCGATCGCCGGCGTGGATGAGGCGGGACGAGGACCGTGGGCCGGACCTGTCGTTGCGGCAGCCGTCATCCTCAATCCAGATAAGATCCCGGCGAATATCGACGACAGCAAAACGCTCGACGAAGACTCTCGCGCTTATCTCTACCGGCGCATCATGAAGGTCGCGGTCGTCGCGGTCGGCGTGGCCGATGTCGAGCGGATCGATCGCGAGAACATTCTCGGCGCCACTCTGTGGGCGATGGCTCAGGCCATCGGCCAGCTTGCCGAGGCTCCGAAGCTGGTGCTCGTCGACGGCAATAAGGCGCCGAGAGTTTCGATGGCGACGCGAACGATCGTCAAAGGCGATACCAAATGCCTTTCGATTGCAGCAGCCTCGATTGTGGCGAAGGTCACGCGCGACCGTCTGATGATGGAGATGGCGCGCGATTTTCCCGGCTACGGCTTCGAACGCCACAAGGGGTACGGCACGCCTGAACATCAGGCGGCGATCGACAAGCTCGGCGTCTCCGCGGCGCACCGGAGATCGTTCAAACCCGTGCAGCTTGCACTCGGCCTCGGACTTGGGTTTGCCGACGCTTAG
- a CDS encoding uracil-DNA glycosylase family protein has protein sequence MVKSNAQDEMLSLLNWLQTMGVDAAVDDTAHDWLSRGNDAPGAAFPWPDLRDQGPGSKSGPNAVRADTRQAPPRPRASGSTGSPDAARPRAVTPLGASEAETGARRIARAANSLPELEAALQNFDGCGLKATATKLCFYRGSPTSDLMIIGEAPGRDEDLAGKPFVGKGGQLLDKMLAAIGRTEADVHITNVVYWRPPGNRTPTPQETLACRPFLERQIELVSPKIVVAVGGSAAKEILGVTEGIMRLRGKWREITIGDRKIPAIATLHPAYLLRTPAAKQLAWMDLLQMLSKL, from the coding sequence ATGGTGAAATCGAACGCTCAGGACGAAATGCTTTCGCTGCTCAATTGGTTGCAAACCATGGGCGTGGACGCCGCTGTGGACGATACAGCGCATGACTGGCTTTCGCGCGGAAACGACGCGCCGGGGGCGGCATTCCCTTGGCCGGACCTCCGCGATCAGGGACCTGGGAGCAAATCCGGGCCCAATGCCGTCCGCGCGGACACGAGGCAAGCACCGCCTCGACCTAGAGCCTCAGGAAGCACGGGGTCGCCCGACGCGGCCCGGCCGCGCGCCGTCACGCCGCTCGGTGCGAGCGAAGCTGAGACTGGTGCGCGACGCATCGCACGTGCGGCAAACTCGCTTCCGGAACTCGAGGCGGCGCTGCAGAACTTCGACGGTTGCGGGCTGAAAGCCACCGCCACAAAGCTCTGTTTTTACCGAGGTTCGCCGACGAGCGACCTGATGATCATCGGTGAAGCGCCGGGCCGCGACGAGGACCTCGCCGGCAAACCGTTCGTCGGAAAAGGCGGGCAGCTTCTCGATAAGATGCTGGCCGCGATCGGACGCACGGAGGCCGACGTTCACATCACCAACGTCGTCTATTGGCGGCCACCGGGCAATCGCACACCAACGCCGCAGGAGACGCTTGCGTGCCGCCCGTTCCTCGAACGGCAGATCGAACTCGTATCTCCGAAGATCGTGGTTGCAGTCGGCGGCTCGGCGGCGAAGGAAATTCTGGGCGTAACGGAAGGCATCATGCGGCTCAGAGGCAAATGGCGAGAGATTACGATCGGCGACCGGAAAATCCCGGCGATCGCGACGTTGCATCCTGCCTATCTGCTCCGGACGCCGGCTGCGAAGCAGCTCGCGTGGATGGATTTGTTGCAGATGCTATCAAAGCTTTAG
- a CDS encoding TIGR04283 family arsenosugar biosynthesis glycosyltransferase has translation MISVIIPARNDEQTLAVTLSALVPSAVDGIVKQVIVVDGGSTDSTAEVADQAGADVVVSAPGRGGQLAQGAAMARFPWLLFLNADTVLEDGWERSATAFMRRVDRGERPMAAGAFTFRLDDKGIAPRVLERLVHLRCKILRVPYGDQGLLIPRQLFDAVGGYKNLPIMEDIDLARRLGRSRLAMLDANAVTSAERYKRDGYLLSSLRNQICQMLYGVGLPISMIARLHGNIETAP, from the coding sequence ATGATCTCGGTAATCATCCCTGCACGCAATGATGAGCAAACGCTGGCGGTGACGCTATCTGCGTTGGTTCCCTCAGCCGTGGACGGCATCGTCAAGCAGGTCATCGTGGTCGATGGTGGGTCGACAGACAGTACCGCTGAGGTCGCGGATCAGGCAGGCGCAGACGTCGTCGTCAGTGCTCCGGGGCGCGGCGGACAGCTCGCCCAAGGCGCCGCAATGGCACGCTTCCCATGGCTTCTGTTTCTCAACGCCGACACCGTTCTCGAAGATGGATGGGAACGTAGCGCAACGGCTTTCATGCGCCGCGTCGACCGCGGTGAACGTCCGATGGCCGCGGGCGCTTTCACGTTCCGTCTCGACGACAAAGGCATTGCCCCGCGTGTTCTCGAACGCCTCGTTCACCTGAGATGCAAGATCTTGCGCGTTCCCTACGGCGATCAGGGTCTGCTGATCCCACGCCAACTATTCGATGCCGTCGGCGGTTACAAAAATCTGCCGATCATGGAAGACATCGATCTCGCACGGCGTCTTGGCCGCAGCCGCCTCGCAATGCTGGACGCAAACGCCGTGACCTCGGCCGAGCGATACAAACGCGACGGATATTTATTGAGTTCTCTTCGCAATCAGATCTGCCAAATGCTTTACGGCGTCGGCTTGCCCATCAGCATGATTGCGCGCCTTCACGGAAATATCGAAACGGCGCCTTAA
- a CDS encoding PA0069 family radical SAM protein, translated as MASNRDLSDFPAMPDVVDSERRRGRGARSNKTGRFESQAHEEFDDGWETLGDLEAFKTEVFEDTSKTIISHNDSPDISFDSSINPYKGCEHGCIYCYARPTHCYLGHSAGLDFETKLYAKPNAAALLERELKRPGYKPETIVIGGNTDPYQPIERERRITRSILEVMATANHPLGIITKSALVARDIDILGPMAAKNLARVAVSITTLDRHVARAMEPRAATPSKRLETVRRLADAGIPVTVMVAPIIPGLTDHEIEPILEAARDAGAREAGYVLLRLPLEIKDLFREWLREEFPDRADKVISLLRSMHGGRDYTADFGVRQRGQGPYATQIGLRFRLAKKRLGIGEERVSLRKDLFIKPGNGGQQLSLL; from the coding sequence ATGGCTTCAAACAGAGACCTTTCTGATTTTCCGGCGATGCCGGACGTCGTCGATTCCGAGCGCCGCCGCGGCCGGGGCGCGCGCTCGAACAAGACTGGACGCTTCGAGAGCCAAGCGCACGAAGAATTCGACGATGGATGGGAGACGCTCGGTGATCTCGAAGCTTTCAAGACCGAGGTCTTCGAGGACACCAGCAAGACGATCATCTCGCACAACGACAGTCCCGACATTTCATTCGACAGTTCGATAAATCCCTACAAGGGCTGCGAACACGGCTGCATTTATTGCTACGCGCGGCCGACGCATTGCTATCTCGGACATTCAGCGGGTCTTGATTTCGAGACGAAACTCTATGCGAAGCCCAATGCGGCTGCGCTCCTGGAGCGGGAACTCAAAAGGCCGGGCTACAAGCCCGAGACAATCGTGATCGGCGGCAATACCGATCCCTATCAGCCGATCGAACGGGAGCGCAGGATTACGCGATCGATCCTGGAAGTCATGGCAACGGCCAATCATCCGCTCGGCATCATCACGAAGTCGGCGCTTGTCGCCCGCGACATCGACATCCTCGGGCCGATGGCCGCGAAGAATCTGGCACGCGTTGCGGTTTCGATCACGACACTCGATCGTCACGTTGCGCGCGCAATGGAGCCGCGCGCCGCGACGCCATCGAAGCGGCTCGAAACCGTGCGGCGGCTCGCCGATGCCGGAATTCCCGTGACCGTCATGGTCGCGCCGATCATTCCAGGGCTGACCGATCATGAAATCGAGCCGATACTGGAAGCTGCGCGAGACGCCGGTGCGCGGGAAGCGGGCTACGTGCTGTTGCGCTTGCCTCTCGAGATCAAAGATCTCTTTCGCGAGTGGCTTCGAGAAGAATTTCCGGACCGTGCCGATAAGGTCATCTCGCTGCTCCGTTCGATGCACGGCGGCCGCGATTACACGGCGGATTTCGGAGTCCGCCAGCGTGGCCAAGGGCCTTACGCGACACAGATCGGCCTACGTTTCCGGCTCGCAAAGAAGCGGCTCGGTATCGGCGAGGAGCGCGTTTCGCTTCGAAAAGATCTCTTCATCAAGCCTGGAAACGGTGGACAACAACTCAGTCTTCTTTGA
- the moaB gene encoding molybdenum cofactor biosynthesis protein B, translating into MAGIDPERTFVPVRIAILTMSDSRTIAEDTSGDYLERAIGEAGHVVAGRQLVKDDTALIRSIVQGWINDPSVDCVITTGGTGFTGRDVTPEAVKPLFEKEIEGFAILFHMLSFQKVGTSTIQSRACGGVSHGTFIFCLPGSTGACRDAWDGILKLQLDARHRPCNFVEIMPRLEEHRKAG; encoded by the coding sequence ATGGCCGGCATCGACCCAGAGCGTACATTCGTCCCTGTCAGGATCGCCATCCTGACGATGTCCGATTCACGCACGATCGCGGAAGATACGTCCGGCGATTATCTGGAACGCGCGATCGGCGAAGCTGGGCATGTCGTTGCCGGGCGCCAGCTCGTGAAGGACGACACGGCCCTCATCAGAAGCATCGTCCAGGGGTGGATCAACGATCCTTCGGTCGACTGCGTGATCACAACGGGCGGCACCGGCTTCACGGGCCGCGACGTCACGCCGGAAGCGGTGAAGCCGCTGTTTGAAAAAGAGATCGAAGGCTTCGCGATCCTCTTTCACATGCTGTCATTTCAGAAGGTCGGCACGTCGACCATTCAATCGCGCGCTTGCGGAGGCGTATCGCACGGGACGTTTATTTTCTGCCTGCCCGGATCGACGGGCGCATGCCGCGATGCCTGGGATGGGATTTTGAAATTGCAGCTCGATGCCCGCCATCGTCCGTGCAATTTCGTGGAGATCATGCCGCGGCTCGAGGAGCATCGTAAGGCAGGTTGA